ACGAGCGTGTTGTAGCCGAAGGAGACGCCCCGCTCGGTGGCCAGCACGTTCGGATTCCCGGCGGCGGTCACCTTGGCGACGACGTTCTTCATGTCCCAGGGCGCCAGGAACTGGCCCTTCTTCACGTTGATCGTCTTTCCGGTCTGGCCCGCCGCCAGCAGCAGGTCGGTCTGGCGGCAGAGGAAGGCCGGGATCTGCAGAACATCGACGGCCTCCGCCACCGGTCCGCATTGCTCGACGGAATGGATGTCGGTGAGTACCGGACAACCATAGGTCTCGCGTAGCTCGGCCATGATCGGCAGGCTCTTCTCCATGCCGAGCCCGCGCTGACCGTTGAGGCTGGTGCGGTTCGCCTTGTCGAACGAGGTCTTGTAGACGAGGCCGATGCCGAGCCTGGCCGTGAGCTCGCTCAGCGCCTGGCACATCTCATGCGCATGGGCGCGGGATTCGAGCTGGCAGGGGCCGGCGATCAGGGACAAGGGCCGGTCGTTGCCGAAGGTCACCTGGCCGACGGTCACATGGCGGGGCTGAGGGCGGATCTGGTTCATGGTTCTATCCGTTTCGTGCGTGCCTGACGCACCTTCATAAGCCATCATCCTGGCCAAGGCATCGACGATGCCGCGAGCCGGGATCCAGGGTCGTCGTCGTTGCGCGCTC
The Pseudomonadota bacterium genome window above contains:
- the kdsA gene encoding 3-deoxy-8-phosphooctulonate synthase, producing the protein MNQIRPQPRHVTVGQVTFGNDRPLSLIAGPCQLESRAHAHEMCQALSELTARLGIGLVYKTSFDKANRTSLNGQRGLGMEKSLPIMAELRETYGCPVLTDIHSVEQCGPVAEAVDVLQIPAFLCRQTDLLLAAGQTGKTINVKKGQFLAPWDMKNVVAKVTAAGNPNVLATERGVSFGYNTLV